One part of the Cryptomeria japonica unplaced genomic scaffold, Sugi_1.0 HiC_scaffold_66, whole genome shotgun sequence genome encodes these proteins:
- the LOC131045880 gene encoding pathogenesis-related thaumatin-like protein 3.8, with the protein MAKVSDLALLLVAGMAISLYIQEARAVKFDIKNQCGYTVWAAGLPGGGQQLTQGQTWTVNLAAGTQSARFWGRTGCSFDASGKGTCQTGDCGGQLSCTVSGAVPATLAEYTQSDQDYYDVSLVDGFNIPLSINPTNAQCTAPACKADVNAVCPAELKVAGGCKSACVAFQTDQYCCTGSYTNSCPATNYSMIFKQQCPQAYSYAKDDTATFACPSGTDYTIVFCP; encoded by the exons ATGGCAAAAGTATCAGATCTTGCGCTTCTTCTTGTGGCTGGAATGGCCATATCTCTTTACATTCAAG AGGCGAGAGCAGTTAAGTTTGATATAAAGAACCAGTGCGGGTACACAGTGTGGGCGGCGGGATTACCCGGAGGAGGGCAGCAGCTGACCCAGGGTCAGACATGGACGGTTAATTTGGCGGCGGGGACACAGTCGGCAAGATTCTGGGGTCGAACCGGCTGCTCTTTCGATGCGAGCGGCAAAGGAACCTGTCAAACCGGTGACTGCGGCGGCCAACTGAGCTGCACAGTCTCGGGAGCTGTTCCCGCCACGCTGGCCGAGTACACTCAGAGCGACCAGGACTATTACGACGTGTCGCTAGTGGACGGCTTcaatattcctctttccatcaacccTACCAATGCACAGTGCACTGCCCCTGCATGCAAAGCCGACGTGAACGCTGTGTGCCCTGCTGAATTGAAGGTTGCCGGCGGATGCAAGAGTGCCTGCGTTGCCTTTCAAACAGACCAGTATTGCTGCACTGGCAGCTATACCAACAGCTGTCCTGCGACAAACTACTCAATGATATTCAAGCAGCAGTGCCCTCAGGCCTACAGTTATGCCAAGGACGATACGGCCACATTCGCTTGCCCCTCCGGTACAGACTACACTATTGTATTCTGTCCCTAG